The segment CTTCGCGTCGCAGGGAAAAACAGCAAGGCTACAACATTGAGCACGGAATGGAACCGACCACCATTCGGAAAGAATTGAATAATGTACTGGATTCGTTATATACACGCTCAGAGAGGGGGAGGGGCAAGACGCCGATTTCAGCCGAAGATATGGCTGGAGACCCCAAGGCAATGGCTGCCGAGATCAAGAGTCTTGAGCGTGAGATGCGTGTTGCGGCCAAGGATCTGGAGTTTGAGCGTGCAGCACAACTTCGGGATCGGATCACACTGCTGCGGGAACTGATGCGAGCTATTTGATGTGTGCGGATGTATGTAAATTGAGCAAGGGCAGACCCGACAAACATGGCCTGTGTGGCCAGATCAAGCTCAGTAAGCTGCAGCGGCGCTATGGCAGCTTCTGGCCGCTGATTATGGGCTTGTGCTCTCTGATGCTGATTTTCTTCGGCGGAGTCTACGGCTATATGGCCGTCGAGGGCTGGACCTACCTTGAAAGTTTTTACATGGTCCTTATTGCCCTCTCCACCGTCGGGTTTGAGGAGGTTCATCCTCTTTCGGAAAACGGTATGGTGTTGACCAGTGTCCTGCTCATTTTGGGCGTGGGCAACTTCGCTTTTCTCATCGGTTCGTTCACGCAGATTCTGGTGGAAGGCCGGCTTCAAACTGTTTGGGGGAGGCACAGAGTGCAAAAAAGTATCGATAAACTGACTAATCATACCATTGTTTGTGGTTACGGGCGTATTGGGTCCATTGCCGTGCGGGAGATTGAGCGCGAAGGGTTGCCTGTCGTGGCCGTTGAAATGGGCGAGGAACTTATCCCTAACATGGAAGAAGACGAGATCTTGTTCATCTCCGGTGACGCCACCTCGGACGATGTCCTGACCCGTGCTGGTATCCATCGTGCCAAGAATCTGATTACTGCTCTGTCCTCCGAGGCCGCCAACGTCTATGTCTCCCTGACTGCGCGGCAGTTGAATCCTGCACTCAATATCGTGGCTCGGGCCAATAACGAGTCACACATCAACCGTCTGAAGCACGCGGGTGCAGACCGTGTGATGCTGCCGCATACCATTGGTGGTATTCGCATGGCCCAGTCCGTTGTGCGACCTGCTGTGACCAGTTTTCTTGAACTGGCAGTCGCTGGTGATGGAGTGGAATTGTCCATGGAAGAGTTGACCCTTTCCGACCGGTCAGAACTCTGTGGCAAGAACCTGATTGAATCCAAGATTCGTCAGCGGTTCAACGTGATTATCATCAGTCTGAAGCATGCAACCGGAGAGGTTGTCTTCAATCCCGATGCCAAGACTGTTCTTGCTGCTGGTGACACCGTCATTGCCGTTGGCGACAGGGAAAATCTGGGCAACCTGTGGGAAGTGACTTCGTAATAGAACCAGACCATTTCATCCATTTGAAGTGATTTTCCCTTTTGGTTTTCAGCGAAGGGGATGAGATTTTCGACCACGCGGAAAAGCCGGGCATGCCCGGCTTTTTTTGTCATTGTCATAATCGTGGCCTTGGAAGGAACTACAAGCTCAGGGCCTCTTGTTTGGTGAGGACGTCATCGAGCAGTGCCTGGGCTGCAATTTTACGCATGGCCTTGGCATTGTCTGGCCCTATTTTGTACTGAAGTTTTAGCTGGTTGCCGAAGGCATTGCCACTGGCAGCACTGCTCATGGCGCATTTTGTGCCCGAAAGCCGGGCATGACGGACGGTCAGATGGCCCGTGTAAACGGGGATGTGACCGGCCAGCAACAGGCGCAGATCGTGCTCCAGGTCATCAAGTTGGGTGGGCGAGAAGCGGATGTCGAATTCACCCGCCTGGAGCAGCTTGGCCGTGCTGAACATGTGGCAGCATCCCGTGACCGAGGCGCAGGGACGGATGTAATCGAACTGGCCCAGGTCCGGGCCTTCGTGATGCAGGTCCGTAACCTCAAACAGGGTTGGTTGGTTGCTGATGTGTGCCAGAGTTGAGTCGTCATATGGTTCGCGCAGGTGCAGGTCCGCATTCTGGATGATGGCGGGGCGTGCTATATCCACGACCTTGCAACCCCAGACTCCGGCTGCGGGGTAGGCCTCGGTAGCTGCGCCCAAACGGCCCAACCAGTCGGGAACGAGTTCGACGTCATCGTCCAGATAGACGGTCCAACGTGAATTGCGAACCTCTGGCAAAGTCATCAGCCAGTTGCGCGCCGCAGGGGCGCCAATGTTCGATGGCAGACGAATCTTGCTGAAGCGCTTGCCCAGACGGTTGGCCCAGGCGTCCACAACTTGCGGGGTGGCATCGGTGCTGCCGTTGTCCAGAGTGATGATGCAGGCTTCTTTTGCATCCGAGGCGGCAAGGCTGGCAAGGGTTTTGTCCAGATCGTCGGCTTTGTTCCAGGAGTAGAGCAGCACCACCGTCTCTCCCTTAGGCATCGAGATGGTCTGGTCCCGTTGCATGACCAGGTCATACAGGCGCATCAGGGTGTTGACTTGCCAAGGAGAAGCCAGCAGTGATTCACGGTACCGAGTAATGGCCCGTTCGCGGTCCCCTGTGCGTAGGGCGCATTCTGCTTCAAGATTCATAATGCGGGGCAGGGGGACATCCAAGGCTCGGCAAGCCTCGCCCGCCTGCTCAAAACGGCCTGCCAGGAAGTGTCCTTCGGCTTGGAGCATATGTGCTACAGCGGGGAAAAACGGTTCGATCTGTGAGGCGAGTGTGAGCATTTCGCTGGCGGACACTTCGTCTCGGGCGTGTGCAAGCGCTGGTTGCAGGCTTCTGAGTTTGCCTTGGGATTTGGAAGCCTGTTTCAATAGGGCTTTGATTGGCGCAGGCAGAAGGTGCAGTTTGGCGTCCAGGGAGAGAGTCTGAGTTGCCAGGTTCGCGTCCAGCGGGTCGTGGGTCCAGGCCTCGGCCAATAGCGTCAGTCCCAAATCCACTAATGGTTGGGGTGCCCCCAGAGCCAATAGCGCAGAACGGGCCAGATGCGCTTTCCCGGTGCTGCCCGTCATAAGAGCTTCAAGCAGCGGGGTGGGCAGTGTGTTCCACTGAAACGGCATGGGCAAGCCTCGGATGATTGCGGTTTTTGTGGGTTGCACGTACAGTTCAAGTCCCGGTAATTGTAGGTCCGGGCGCGCAAAAATGCAAAATAAAACAAGGCCGCACGAACTTGCAGCCTGATGGAAATCATGCCGGACAACTCCCTGGCCATAGTTATTCTTCATTACGGGAAGCCTGAACTGACAGCCAAGCTTGAGCGGCAACTCAAGGCCGATGTGCAGAACTCCAAGGGGCTGAATATTCCGGTTCTGGTGCTGGACAATGCAGCGCCGCAGCTCTATCCCGACTCCTGGCAGCGATTGGATGAAAATCTCTATTGGGCCGGGGCCTTCGAATGGGCCATGCGGCGGCTTTCGGAAGAAGGCTTCAAACGTGTCTGGTTTCTCAATAACGATTTGTATTTTGTTTCCAGACCGCCGCTGGTGGGCTCCGTTGTAGGCAGGCTTGCCCGCATGGAGATAGCTTTGGGACGGGTGGGGATTTATGCACCATCTGTGACCTCCAACCCTTACCATCCCCAGATGGAACAGCGCTCTCAAGCGCAGTTCAGGCAGGTGAATCTGGTGGACGGCATTGCGCCTCTGGTGCATGTGGATGCTTGGCGAGAAGCCGGAGGCCTGGCTTTTGGGATGAATCCCTTCGGCTATGGTGTGGACCTGGATTTTTCGGCTCGTGTGGCCAAGGCTGGATGGGTGTTGGCCGTGGATCATCAGGTCTGCGTGCGCCATATCTACCATAGCACCGCTCGCACCGTGGATGGATTCATGGACACCGCCGCCCGCGCCGAGGCTGAATTTCTGGCCCAGCGGTTTGGTCCTGATTGGCGTGAGACTTTACGGAGACTTAAAAACGATTTTACCGACTACGAGACCTTCCGATGACAATCTCTCAGGACATACAGGGGCGCGTTGCCGAGCTGCGCGGCCTTC is part of the Desulfovibrio ferrophilus genome and harbors:
- a CDS encoding potassium channel family protein; this translates as MSKGRPDKHGLCGQIKLSKLQRRYGSFWPLIMGLCSLMLIFFGGVYGYMAVEGWTYLESFYMVLIALSTVGFEEVHPLSENGMVLTSVLLILGVGNFAFLIGSFTQILVEGRLQTVWGRHRVQKSIDKLTNHTIVCGYGRIGSIAVREIEREGLPVVAVEMGEELIPNMEEDEILFISGDATSDDVLTRAGIHRAKNLITALSSEAANVYVSLTARQLNPALNIVARANNESHINRLKHAGADRVMLPHTIGGIRMAQSVVRPAVTSFLELAVAGDGVELSMEELTLSDRSELCGKNLIESKIRQRFNVIIISLKHATGEVVFNPDAKTVLAAGDTVIAVGDRENLGNLWEVTS
- a CDS encoding glycosyltransferase; the protein is MPFQWNTLPTPLLEALMTGSTGKAHLARSALLALGAPQPLVDLGLTLLAEAWTHDPLDANLATQTLSLDAKLHLLPAPIKALLKQASKSQGKLRSLQPALAHARDEVSASEMLTLASQIEPFFPAVAHMLQAEGHFLAGRFEQAGEACRALDVPLPRIMNLEAECALRTGDRERAITRYRESLLASPWQVNTLMRLYDLVMQRDQTISMPKGETVVLLYSWNKADDLDKTLASLAASDAKEACIITLDNGSTDATPQVVDAWANRLGKRFSKIRLPSNIGAPAARNWLMTLPEVRNSRWTVYLDDDVELVPDWLGRLGAATEAYPAAGVWGCKVVDIARPAIIQNADLHLREPYDDSTLAHISNQPTLFEVTDLHHEGPDLGQFDYIRPCASVTGCCHMFSTAKLLQAGEFDIRFSPTQLDDLEHDLRLLLAGHIPVYTGHLTVRHARLSGTKCAMSSAASGNAFGNQLKLQYKIGPDNAKAMRKIAAQALLDDVLTKQEALSL